In candidate division KSB1 bacterium, one genomic interval encodes:
- a CDS encoding TIGR00725 family protein, producing the protein MRCQMIGVIGGGKCPAEIENIAEEVGSLIAQKGGILICGGLSGVMEAASRGAKRSKGTTIGVLPGNRKNDANPYIDIPIVTGLADARNIIIVRSSDAVIAINGKYGTLSEISFCLAYNVPVVGLKTWNVDPAIIQANNAKDAVNKAFDLASN; encoded by the coding sequence ATGCGGTGTCAAATGATTGGGGTCATTGGCGGTGGGAAATGCCCGGCAGAGATTGAAAATATTGCCGAAGAAGTTGGGTCACTTATTGCTCAAAAAGGGGGCATTCTGATCTGCGGCGGCTTGTCAGGTGTCATGGAGGCCGCAAGCCGGGGAGCAAAGAGAAGTAAGGGTACAACTATCGGTGTTCTCCCCGGGAATCGCAAGAACGACGCGAATCCATATATTGATATCCCCATTGTTACTGGATTGGCAGATGCGAGAAATATCATTATTGTCCGTTCTTCTGACGCGGTGATCGCAATTAATGGAAAATACGGCACTCTTTCGGAAATTTCCTTTTGTCTTGCCTATAATGTTCCGGTCGTCGGACTCAAAACCTGGAACGTCGATCCGGCGATTATTCAAGCAAATAATGCGAAGGACGCAGTAAACAAAGCGTTTGATTTAGCATCCAACTGA
- the asnS gene encoding asparagine--tRNA ligase, whose amino-acid sequence MKDRVYISDISKHADQEVKIKGWLYNKRSSGKLWFLQVRDGSGLIQAVAFKGDVSEEVFQRCEKVTQESAIIVTGKVSEDKRAPSGYELQMKDVQIVHLAEEYPISPKEHGSTFLMDHRHLWLRSSKQNAILRIRHEVIRACRDFFDSRGFVLIDAPIFTPNACEGTTTLFETEYFGSKAYLTQSGQLYMEAGAMAFGKVYCFGPTFRAEKSKTRRHLTEFWMIEPEVAYLDLDGDMDLAEDFIAYIVQRVLENRRAELELIERDIAPLEKVTKPFPRISYDAAVDILKKKNIEFEYGNDFGAPDETAISDEFDKPLLVHRYPAQLKAFYMKNDPEQPDKALCVDMLAPEGYGEIIGGGQREDDLETLEQKIIEHDLPKQAFEWFLDLRRYGSVPHSGFGLGIERAVTWICGLDHLRETIPFPRLINRLNP is encoded by the coding sequence ATGAAAGATAGAGTCTATATCTCAGATATTTCAAAACATGCGGACCAGGAAGTCAAAATCAAGGGGTGGCTTTATAACAAACGTTCCAGCGGGAAATTATGGTTTCTCCAGGTCCGGGATGGCAGCGGCCTTATTCAAGCCGTCGCTTTTAAGGGCGATGTGAGTGAAGAAGTTTTTCAGCGCTGTGAAAAAGTGACTCAGGAATCCGCCATCATTGTCACCGGTAAGGTCAGCGAGGATAAACGAGCGCCCAGCGGTTATGAGCTGCAGATGAAAGATGTTCAAATTGTGCATCTGGCGGAAGAATATCCAATTTCTCCGAAGGAGCACGGCTCGACTTTTTTGATGGACCACCGCCACCTTTGGCTGCGGTCTTCGAAACAGAACGCTATCCTGAGAATTCGGCACGAAGTCATCCGGGCTTGCCGCGACTTTTTTGACAGCCGTGGCTTCGTGTTAATCGACGCCCCGATTTTTACTCCAAATGCTTGTGAAGGTACTACAACATTATTCGAAACCGAGTACTTTGGCTCGAAGGCATATTTAACTCAAAGCGGCCAGCTTTATATGGAAGCCGGTGCAATGGCTTTTGGCAAAGTCTATTGCTTCGGTCCAACCTTCCGGGCGGAAAAATCCAAAACCCGCCGGCATCTCACTGAATTCTGGATGATTGAACCGGAAGTGGCCTATTTGGATTTGGACGGCGATATGGATTTGGCTGAAGACTTTATTGCATATATTGTGCAAAGGGTTTTGGAAAATCGAAGAGCGGAGCTGGAGCTCATTGAACGAGATATTGCGCCTCTTGAAAAAGTGACGAAGCCGTTTCCAAGGATTTCTTATGATGCAGCAGTTGATATTCTGAAGAAAAAGAACATAGAGTTTGAGTATGGTAATGATTTTGGAGCGCCTGACGAAACGGCTATTTCAGATGAATTTGACAAGCCGTTACTGGTTCACCGTTATCCTGCTCAGCTGAAAGCGTTTTATATGAAGAACGACCCGGAGCAACCGGATAAGGCGTTGTGTGTTGATATGCTTGCCCCTGAAGGATACGGAGAAATAATAGGCGGCGGTCAACGGGAAGATGATCTTGAAACTTTAGAGCAAAAAATAATAGAACACGACCTGCCGAAGCAAGCCTTTGAATGGTTTCTCGATTTGAGGAGATATGGCAGCGTGCCCCATTCCGGTTTTGGTCTTGGCATAGAAAGGGCCGTCACCTGGATTTGCGGCCTCGATCATCTCAGGGAGACGATTCCTTTTCCGAGACTCATAAATAGATTGAATCCCTGA
- a CDS encoding universal stress protein, which yields MIKSILLSVDGSTYTDAQVKYCIQLAKAFKCKIKVLSIVDIRIFEWAAVMGTDGFVPMLPSNIYKEESQKILEAKADAVLDKCSSILKQEGIQFDVEKISGPPVDIICEKSRLVDLLLMGARGEFAKWKSRVVGATLDAVVRQWNKPILITPEKFTKVSKVLFAYDGSDRANKALQLAGLFGTELNVPLVILTVHDKKAIRKKFLEEAKIYLEPYEIPVELLGVSGHPEQEILNVADEHQCDLIIMGAFGHSRIRETILGSTTEHILKNKIIPVLLSK from the coding sequence ATGATAAAATCAATCCTTCTTTCAGTTGATGGTTCAACTTATACAGACGCCCAGGTAAAATATTGCATTCAGCTTGCTAAAGCTTTTAAATGCAAAATCAAAGTTTTATCAATTGTTGATATTCGTATTTTTGAATGGGCGGCAGTTATGGGAACGGACGGCTTTGTCCCAATGCTTCCCTCAAACATTTATAAAGAAGAATCACAGAAAATTCTTGAAGCAAAAGCTGATGCAGTTCTCGATAAATGTTCGAGTATTTTAAAACAAGAAGGAATCCAATTTGATGTTGAGAAAATTTCCGGGCCGCCCGTGGATATTATCTGCGAAAAATCCCGTCTTGTGGATTTGTTACTTATGGGCGCCCGCGGCGAATTCGCCAAGTGGAAAAGCCGTGTTGTTGGTGCAACCCTGGATGCGGTCGTTCGCCAGTGGAATAAACCGATTTTGATAACCCCCGAGAAGTTTACAAAGGTTTCTAAAGTACTATTTGCCTATGACGGCAGCGATAGAGCCAACAAAGCTTTACAATTAGCCGGCTTGTTCGGAACGGAGCTGAATGTTCCGTTGGTGATTTTAACCGTGCACGATAAAAAGGCTATTAGAAAAAAGTTTTTGGAAGAAGCGAAGATATACCTGGAGCCTTATGAAATTCCGGTTGAACTGCTTGGTGTTTCGGGTCATCCCGAACAAGAGATTCTTAATGTTGCAGATGAGCATCAATGTGATTTAATCATTATGGGAGCTTTTGGCCATTCCAGGATAAGAGAAACGATTTTAGGCAGCACGACCGAACATATTCTCAAGAATAAAATAATACCGGTTCTTTTATCAAAGTAA
- a CDS encoding NAD(P)H-dependent glycerol-3-phosphate dehydrogenase, whose product MAKFGVIGAGSWGTALAVLLHANGHTVHLWSRNAEVIKNLVDERVNRKYLPKVEIPEGIEIETDLNKAVGAKDGLLIGVPSHAVRSVINQFDEIDEATIIISLAKGIENDTLLRVSQILNEKFNEDKIAVLSGPSHAEEVSRCVPTAVVCASSNSDTGKWVQKTFMSSEFRVYVHNDVIGVEIGGALKNIVAVAAGIIDGVGAGDNTKAALITRALAEITRLGTKLGADSLTFAGLSGMGDLIVTCMSKYSRNRHLGEQIGRGKTLEEVLSEMVMVAEGVKTTRSAYELAAQHQVEVPIITEAHKVLFQNKDPKEAVYDLMTRAAKFEDWG is encoded by the coding sequence TTGGCAAAGTTTGGAGTAATCGGTGCAGGAAGTTGGGGTACGGCATTGGCTGTGTTGCTCCATGCAAACGGTCATACCGTGCACTTGTGGAGCCGAAATGCAGAGGTGATTAAGAATTTAGTTGACGAGCGGGTTAACCGAAAATATTTGCCTAAAGTGGAAATTCCTGAAGGAATCGAAATTGAGACTGACTTGAATAAAGCTGTTGGTGCGAAGGATGGTCTATTAATCGGCGTCCCCTCACATGCCGTGCGCTCCGTGATTAACCAATTTGATGAAATTGATGAAGCGACGATTATAATCAGCCTCGCCAAAGGAATTGAAAATGACACTCTTCTTCGAGTCAGCCAAATTTTAAATGAAAAATTCAACGAGGACAAAATCGCGGTTCTATCCGGCCCGAGTCACGCCGAAGAAGTTAGCCGTTGCGTTCCGACGGCTGTGGTTTGTGCTTCGAGTAATTCAGATACTGGAAAATGGGTACAGAAGACATTCATGTCGTCGGAGTTTCGGGTTTATGTGCATAATGATGTCATTGGTGTTGAAATCGGCGGGGCATTAAAAAACATTGTCGCCGTGGCGGCGGGGATTATCGATGGCGTTGGGGCAGGAGATAATACGAAGGCAGCTTTGATTACCCGGGCACTGGCAGAAATTACCCGACTCGGGACCAAATTAGGCGCTGACTCTTTGACATTTGCAGGGCTTTCCGGCATGGGCGATTTGATCGTCACCTGCATGAGTAAGTACAGCAGAAACCGTCACCTCGGTGAACAAATCGGCAGAGGTAAAACCCTCGAAGAAGTTTTATCTGAAATGGTAATGGTGGCTGAAGGCGTTAAGACCACACGCTCGGCCTATGAGTTAGCAGCGCAACATCAAGTAGAAGTACCCATTATAACCGAAGCTCATAAAGTGCTGTTTCAAAATAAAGATCCTAAGGAAGCAGTTTACGATCTGATGACGAGAGCAGCAAAATTTGAGGACTGGGGTTAA
- a CDS encoding phosphoribosylformylglycinamidine cyclo-ligase, which produces MTQVTYENAGVSREVSESAKDSIKAFAKTTHSKNVLKEIGLFSGFYDLDFKKYKRPILVSSIDGVGTKVKIAQMMGIYDSIGRDLVNHCVNDIMVCGAEPQFFMDYLAADKLHVNVVEEIVKGIAGACKDAGCALIGGETAEMPGVYAPDNFDVAGSIVGVVEFDKIIDGSQIKADDCLIGVASNGLHTNGYSLVRRVFFENSDYSVTMRLDETQSTLGEELLRIHRSYQRLIEKIKNSEGLHGIAHITGGGIVGNTARLLRDDLELQIDWSAWEMQAIFKIIQKEGNIPDSEMRKVFNLGVGLVLVVNTGTVESFLNACKTTSEQAFVIGSVTKK; this is translated from the coding sequence TTCAATAAAGGCATTTGCTAAGACCACTCATTCAAAAAACGTCCTGAAAGAAATAGGTTTATTTTCTGGATTTTATGACCTGGATTTTAAGAAGTATAAGCGACCCATTTTGGTGTCGAGTATTGATGGTGTTGGTACGAAGGTAAAAATTGCGCAAATGATGGGAATCTATGACAGTATCGGCCGGGACCTGGTAAATCACTGTGTCAATGATATAATGGTTTGCGGCGCTGAGCCGCAATTTTTCATGGACTATCTGGCCGCAGATAAACTTCATGTAAATGTTGTTGAAGAAATCGTTAAGGGAATTGCAGGAGCATGCAAGGATGCCGGTTGTGCGTTAATCGGTGGCGAAACCGCAGAAATGCCGGGTGTTTATGCACCAGATAACTTTGACGTTGCCGGTTCGATTGTTGGTGTCGTTGAGTTTGACAAGATTATCGACGGCAGTCAAATCAAAGCGGACGACTGCCTGATAGGTGTTGCTTCAAACGGTTTACACACGAACGGCTATTCTCTGGTTCGGAGAGTATTTTTCGAAAACAGTGATTATTCGGTTACAATGCGTTTGGACGAAACTCAGTCAACTTTGGGGGAAGAGCTTCTGAGAATCCATCGGTCATACCAGAGGCTGATCGAGAAAATCAAAAATTCGGAAGGCTTACATGGAATTGCGCACATAACCGGCGGCGGAATTGTCGGAAATACCGCTAGGCTTCTCAGAGATGATTTGGAATTGCAAATCGACTGGTCGGCATGGGAGATGCAGGCTATTTTTAAAATTATTCAAAAAGAAGGCAATATTCCTGATTCGGAAATGAGGAAGGTTTTTAATCTCGGAGTCGGGCTGGTTTTGGTGGTAAATACTGGTACCGTCGAATCCTTTTTAAATGCCTGCAAAACCACAAGTGAACAAGCTTTTGTAATAGGTTCGGTTACTAAAAAATAG